The DNA sequence CTTCAATTGAATACTCTGAATaactttcaataaaattaagtaaaaaaaaatgatattttaaaatattacaatctttttaaatttttgagcaaGTCTGTCCCCAAGATCGATAGTTGCTACTGTCTTTGTCTGCGTATGTGTCTTGCTGCAGATACTTGTGACCAGATTTAAATTGCAAGCCTTATACAAGAAATTCGTGCCAGATTATAACTTAATTCTGGAGGAAGACTATAgttgaaaatagttgcgcatggcttgctcaagatctgctcaaaGCTCAAAATTGaccttgagcagatcttgaaCAAGTCATGCGTAAGTACCTACTGTAAGTTACTGGTGCAAGAAATGCATCAGACACTTTTCATTGCACCGTGTTCaagatatctttaatattcttACGTACGATAACATGAGCGAGACATTAACAAATCTTGACATAAGTTTCTTGATACACGATCTTACGAAAGAcacatacgtagaaaaagacactgGCAGCTAGGGGTCTTACTCAAGATACTTACTCCAGAATTTTGTTCAAACGCGTGTTACTAGggattatttcttttaattttaaatgtatgattcagtataaattagatttaatcaaaaatatctAATTGATTCCGATAAATCTTTAattggattttaaaaatcgagaattcaattatttttattaatgaaaaaaatttttcagcatCATCTTTAAACAACGATCTCGCTTGTGACACAAATGTTCGTTCATTTAATCGTCTTGCTGTtgatttaactatttttattgatactaACTGGAAATTTCCATCGATCCAACCAATTCTtgcgtaaatattttatttgtattaaacttttaaataataaaatatttattaattttttttttttagaattttactggaaaattcagaaataaataaatacgctAGTAACTTTACGTTAATAAATGCAGTCAATGGTGACGTACTTATTAATAGCTCAAACAGTATTTTGGActtctataattttaatgaaagtcAATATTCTTATcgtaagttaataatttaatttattataatttaataataataataattattattatttaaatatttgaatgaaaatattccagttacaatgaataaaaaaggaTTTGATTTACCAcaaacatttgaaattttaaaatcaagagaagaagaaaaattaaatagagaaTGGGAATCAAAAGTTGGTGGACAGCGATCAGAAATCGTAATAATTTTACCTTCAGCGTCGGCATCTATATCTGATggggataaaaatttttgcttagaCAGACTAAAAACATTGAGAGAAACAGCTCCAGATACAACTCTTTTCTTCTTGACTCCTGGTTCCAAAGATAAATGGGCTGAGTTAACACTGGACTCAATTAACGATATCGTTTCGTTTAGTAACGGAAACATTAGAGACAATCACGCGCAAATTATGAATTTAGTCAATCGAATGAAACAAGgtacatatattaattaataattacattatcaatataaatttacataataataatttatttaaactttggTGTCTCATATccattacaattaattaaaataaactaatcacAGTTTCattggataaaaattttttcttcttatcaTTTAATGTTTGCTGTTAATTTTTGTACAACGTTTCGTCGGTTTCCCGACTTTATCAAGACTCCTGTTTTTCTAGTACTTGATGAAATCAGGAAACCGACGAAACGTTGCACAAAAATTAGCAACAAACattaaatgataagaaaaaaaattgttattcaaTGAAACTATAATTTGTTGATTTCAACATAATAACGAGCAGCCTGCAGTCACTACATAACTGCCAAAATATCACTactaaatttatgtaatacacagaaaaaaatgattttttgctgctaaaaatttttacttgcaccaagaaattttatgcattataaattgaatacgATAATTTCCTTGgggcgggaaaaaataatttcttgcaccaagtaattttttctagtttcaaataaatttttattttcaattcacaatgcaaaaaatttcttggggtaagtaaaaattttcttcaggAAAGTAAAGATTTTTTGCGTCAAagaatcgttttttttttttgtgtgcgCTCTTTCGGCTTTGAGAAGCTccctaaaaccaaaagggagtataaaaatatgtcgtTTCGGAATAAGTAacgtaatataaataatatagctATATATTTAGTGACATTTAGTCATATTTAGTAAcagaataattgaaatattaatttgtttaaaaaaaataaatacgatcgtATTTTTTCCctcgtaatttaaatgtaattcgaatgacatagataaatcgatttatctCAATGcttggaaataaaaaagagtttaaactatgaaaaggcacaaattcaagtcaagatttttctaacgatactaaatttaataatattaaccaattttatcatataaatatgccgggaacaaaattttccttattatcTTGATAAtatagattaatatttttctctagTGCCTCGACGACTTATCAACACACAATGTGGAGCATCTTATACTTCAAGTGGATCATCAGAAtcatatacaaattatttagaaCCATCTGGAATAAATTTCTACCGTTTAcatccaaattatttttacaaaactgatcaagaaaatttaccgactattaaaattcaaagttatGGTGGTACGCACTTGACTATTTGTACATCTAGAGatccaataaatataaatacaacaTCTTCTAATTGTGTAACTAGTGATACACATTCAGAAACTATTTACTGTCAAGATCCAACATACATTCATGAAtgtaaacctttttatttatcaattgcTGTCAATTCATCTTATAACTCTTTTAGCCAGTGCCTTTTTGGTAagtatcattttaaaattatctgcataagaatatattttacataattaaataataataatatttattacagaaCCTGAACGTTGTAGATATCCAGATATGGTGAAATACACAATTTCATATGAAAATCTCGTTTGTGTAAATTCCGCaagttcaattattatttcaccaattatttcattagtaattataatttacatttacacAAGACaataagatatatataatataataaacataaatttatttatacgttttcaaatattgataagaaaaaaaataattttaagtatttgtataatttttttttactaatatttttataaaaacttatcaTGTTTATCTAGACTTTGTTAGTTTTATCAATCATATCTGATTAGTCACATCCCATTGTCAcctgttatattttaactctATTTATACTTgtctacatatttttaaaaatataaaaaagcacttaattaaataaataaataatttatttataataactaaattttttcattcctattttatttaaaatttcttatatattttacagatttcagtaataaaaattgaataattaaatttggtatTGAATATCTTACAGTTTCTTTTAAAAAGCTTTTActacaattcattttttatagttctttttatttttattattatatttaatgtcatcatcatcatcatcaccaccGCAGTCTTCTTCATTGTCTTCTTCAGAAATTTCAACATGTTTTTTTAACGGCTGTGGATTGTCAATATGCATCGAAGCTTCACTTAACATTTTAGCAAGTACTTGGAGCATCTCCACTTTGTAAGCTtgtacttgatcaaatgaatcggaatttttatttttaataagaccATAATTTTCTACCATATATCTTACAATACTCCACATTGTATCACGGAAAGCCAATAAAACATCAGCAGTTTCTTTGTCACAAACCAATCGTATATTTCTCCTTCCGTCAACAGTAAATATaacattatcatcatcatcaagatGTCCATTAATTGTTccttgagaaaataaaaatacagtcAATGGAGAAATCATACTAGTTTCACGTATCAAAGAAGTTCTTCTTTCTTCACTGTGCGTACGTCTTACATAAGTTAAGTACGGACTAGGAAAATatcttcttttaaaattaacactgTCTGGAGTTAGTGTCGCACGATTATTATCTTCCATTACAAAAGTGCAAACTCCCTTTTTAACTTGGCCTTTACGTAAATCAAAATCACGATGATAAAGTATTTGATCAAGACCAGCTAATAAAACACCTCTTACAAGTTCATCTAACTCAGCATACTCGTTTTCTTTCACAGACAagttatcaatattttcagtTGAATGTAACATGTGTACTTGAGCTAAATGATCAGCATTTAATTGTCTTATTCTACTTAAAGTATACATACGATCAGGATAAAGTCGATTCTGTAAACAAAAATCTCGTGAGGCAAATCGACCttgttgattaaataaattccactGTTCAAAAAGCCAAGCAAGACTTATGTGATCACTTGTTGGAtggtatttttcttttatagctCTAATAGCGCCTTTTTGCTGAAGGACACCAGTAAATATTTCACTTTCTGATGACATAACAGATACTACTGACAAAGTTGGTGCAACGCATTGGAAAATAGATGAAAATACCATTGATTTACTTAATGTTGGATGTACAGTAAACATGGCTATTCTTTTACCCAAAGccgttaaattttcttcattatcAAGTGCACCAAGATTAATCAGATCTCTTACGGCAATTTTGACGACATTTTGTGACGGTGGTTGTGGCATTGATCCCAAAAAGTTTACAGCTTTTTCGTTACAGTAAGTTTTAATATCCAGTACAGTTTTCTCTAACGACGAACGCATTACTTCAGGCGTTGGATatgggcttaaattttcatactgTTTACGGGTGATCATGTGATAACTGAAACCTGGTTTAACACGACCAGCACGACCTTTTCTCTGCTGAACATTAGCTTTTGAAATCCAGTAGCTGTCGATTGATGAGATACCACGTTTTTCATGCCACCTGATCTGTCGATGAGTACAAGAATCTACAACGTATACAACATCTGTGACAGTTATTCCCGTCTCAGCGATGTCAGTAGccaatactatttttcttatatGACTTGGAGgagtatcaaatatttttttttgatctcgTTGTGCTATTTTTGAATGAACTGGTAATACAAGAATTTCTCTTTTTGGTAATAATGAATACTCttcaagatattttttcaatgctGCTATTTCAGACCAACCGGGTAAGAAACAGAGTATTGCACCTGGAGGTTTAACTCTGGTTATCCATGATATAAGTTCACCCATTTTAACGATATCTATTGTCGGGCCTTCTTGCATTTTTTCAGGATCTTCAAAACTCAAGTCCCATCTACTCGGAGCTCGTAGTCCCAATTTATCAATGTCGTCCATAAAATTCATCGTTACTGGAAAAGTTCTTCCAGGCACTTCAATAacattacaattaaaataattttgaaacaacTCAGCATTTATTGTCGCTGACAtaacaataacttttaaagcTGGATTACTTTTCATAGCACGTTTAAGAAGAACCAGTAGCATATCAGTATTTATTGTCCTCTCATGAGCTTCATCGACAATCACATGTGAGCAACCTCGGAGCGTTGGATTAAATTGTAGCTTACGCAAAAGAATTCCTGctgtacaaaataaaattcctgCGGGTGTATTCGGTAATTCTTGAGATAATCTCACTTGGTAACCAATTACATCACCAAGTTGTTCTTTTCGCTCATTAGCAACGCGCTCAGACAATGAAATTGCTGATATACGTCGTGGCTGTGATACAATTATATTACAATCTGATGCAGCACCAGATTCAGCAAAGCTGTCCATTATAAATTGGGGTACTTGAGTTGTTTTACCACATCCGGTATCtccttttattaataatacctgattatttttaatttcatttattattttttcacgaaATTCAAGAATTGGTAAGTCACAGTAACCACCATCTTCCATACGCTTCTCATatcttattttcaatatttcatttctttcttttattctttttgGCTCACGATTAAGTGGATTAACTTTACCAACTGGATCCACTATTTCATCGTCACGAAAACCGGGTGATTCAATAAAAGGCTTATCAGTATTTGCATCAACCAAAGCTTTGATATCATTATTGTACTTGTCAATAACAAGCCGAGCGTCATTTAATACTTCACTTTTAACTGACAATAAAACTGGCcgtagtaataaatttttgataccCTTTGCATCATAAAGTACTGGCATAcctttattcaattttttacaattttcaagCCA is a window from the Microplitis demolitor isolate Queensland-Clemson2020A chromosome 4, iyMicDemo2.1a, whole genome shotgun sequence genome containing:
- the LOC103579746 gene encoding ATP-dependent RNA helicase DHX30 produces the protein MLSCGKVFTRHGPFCNRPTSLAKDGHLQKRVSLIINKRLFESHAPGFSYEKTALQKCLVETNVFDNRIINMRSIRYLSTRKFHTNLLLSRSINADDRIRTTDTKKSNLKIDIKGLVEKQPNIKNYFENNEENNTDNVETNVKDHNVHESLHHSKREKFSIKDIEKMYPNPKSKLHEIYQLVNNDMNKNTLSFEFKKPKAKQISWSCTVRVLWPEDTSFVGLANNKNKSAYLASLKCLHWLENCKKLNKGMPVLYDAKGIKNLLLRPVLLSVKSEVLNDARLVIDKYNNDIKALVDANTDKPFIESPGFRDDEIVDPVGKVNPLNREPKRIKERNEILKIRYEKRMEDGGYCDLPILEFREKIINEIKNNQVLLIKGDTGCGKTTQVPQFIMDSFAESGAASDCNIIVSQPRRISAISLSERVANERKEQLGDVIGYQVRLSQELPNTPAGILFCTAGILLRKLQFNPTLRGCSHVIVDEAHERTINTDMLLVLLKRAMKSNPALKVIVMSATINAELFQNYFNCNVIEVPGRTFPVTMNFMDDIDKLGLRAPSRWDLSFEDPEKMQEGPTIDIVKMGELISWITRVKPPGAILCFLPGWSEIAALKKYLEEYSLLPKREILVLPVHSKIAQRDQKKIFDTPPSHIRKIVLATDIAETGITVTDVVYVVDSCTHRQIRWHEKRGISSIDSYWISKANVQQRKGRAGRVKPGFSYHMITRKQYENLSPYPTPEVMRSSLEKTVLDIKTYCNEKAVNFLGSMPQPPSQNVVKIAVRDLINLGALDNEENLTALGKRIAMFTVHPTLSKSMVFSSIFQCVAPTLSVVSVMSSESEIFTGVLQQKGAIRAIKEKYHPTSDHISLAWLFEQWNLFNQQGRFASRDFCLQNRLYPDRMYTLSRIRQLNADHLAQVHMLHSTENIDNLSVKENEYAELDELVRGVLLAGLDQILYHRDFDLRKGQVKKGVCTFVMEDNNRATLTPDSVNFKRRYFPSPYLTYVRRTHSEERRTSLIRETSMISPLTVFLFSQGTINGHLDDDDNVIFTVDGRRNIRLVCDKETADVLLAFRDTMWSIVRYMVENYGLIKNKNSDSFDQVQAYKVEMLQVLAKMLSEASMHIDNPQPLKKHVEISEEDNEEDCGGDDDDDDIKYNNKNKKNYKK